The window GAGAGCGCCGTCATGGCGGGCTCGAGCATCTCCTGCCAGCGCCACATGTCCGCGAACATCCTCTCCACGCTGTAGAAGTGCTGGGTGAGCACGGCGTCGGCGAGGTGGAGGAAGTCGACCCAGGCGGCGAGCAGGAGCGAGCCGAGCAGGGCGGCCTCGAGCCGTGGGCCGGCGAGGCGCAGCAGGGCGAGTTGCATGTCCGGGTCCTCCACCTCCGAAGCGGCGTTGGCCAGCCGGGTGGCGTCGGCGAGCTGGGCGTCCATCCACCGCAGTTGCCCGACGCCGAAGTCCACGTAGCGGACGAAGGCGCCGTTGCCGTCGCCAATACCGCGTCCACGAGCCTTGAGCCTGGAGAACTCGCCGGAGATGCGGCGGGTGGCGCCAGACACTTCGCGAAGGGCACCGCGAAACGCCAGTTGAGCCGCGAGTGCCCTCTGACGCACCTCCCTCCCCGCGCTGTCCGGGCCCGCTGCCACCTCCTCAAGGGAGGCCCGCCGGACGGGCCCCGTGGCCTCACCCGGCGTATAGCGAAAGCTCATCCCCATACCGGACGATGCGGAGAGTGACGCGCAGCCGGTGGACAACAGGGCCAGAGCGAGCAGAAGGCCCACCCACCGTGCCCACGAAGGCGAATGCCCCCAGGTGCGGCACGCCCACGCCTTCCGCATACGGTACTGGGAGGCCACTGGATACCCCTTTGTCAACGCGTTGGATCACGACCTGATCGCGACGCAGAGGAAGTATGCACGCTCTCCACCCAAGAACTCGATCACTTCAGCCTCGGGTTCGGTCCCTCAACGAAAGAATTCCGCGGGCACGGTGTCGAATCCGCGCGGCTCCGCCCTCGAGTGCGCCTTCGCGAGTTCCGAAGCACTCTCACCCGCGCGCAGGCGGCGGAGCAGCTCGCGAGGAGCGATGTCCACACCGATCGGGTTGCTCCCGTAGACCTCCGACTTCATGAAGCGCGCCGCGTCTTCCATTCGCGCGAAGTTGTCGACCTGCAGCTCGATGTGATTGCCATCCGGATCGCTATAGTAGAGCGACGTCGTCGGTCCATGGTTGACGCTCCAGAACGGAGTGATGCCAGCGTGTTCGAGGCGCTCGTACGTGGTGAGCAGCCCGGTGAGGTCCGCGTAGGTGAACGCGACGTGCTCCAGGCCGCGCGTCTTCGGTCCGGGCTGCTCGGTGGCCCCCGTGTTCACGATGCCGATGCGGTGGTGCTCGTCGTCGTAGGAGAGGAAACACATCTCCCCGTTTTCGTAGGACACGCTCGCTTCGAGCACCGCGAGGTACCAGTCCCGCATCTGCTGGAAGCGGCCGGTCTTCAGGACGATGTGGGCGAGCTTCGTGGGTGAACTCATCGTATTCGTCTCCCGGGAAAAGCAACGTGACCGTTGCCTTTTCCGATGTAACCGGGGGCCAGGCGCATCGCAACGGTGGCGTTGCTATTTTTCCGTAGGCCGGGTACCTTCAAAGCCATGAGGAGGAGGGACAAAGAGGAGTCCAGGCCCCCAGCCCGGCCCAAACAGCTTCGCGGCGAGGACCTCGAGGAGAAGGTGCTCGAGGTCGTGTTGAGCGAGCTGGACCGGGTGGGCCACGAGAAGCTCGCCTTCGAGCAGGTCGCCGCGCGAGCGGGCGTGAACAAGGTCACGCTCTACAGGCACTGGCCCACGAAGCTGGAGCTCATCCGGGCCGCGCTGCTGCGCGTCTCGGACGAGACACCGTCCCGGCCTGATACCGGGACGCTCCGGGGTGACCTCCTCGAGCAGTTCCGCGTCCTGCGCGCACAGGCGCGTAAGCCCTCACGCCGCGCGGTCTTCCGATTGCTGTTCGATG is drawn from Cystobacter fuscus DSM 2262 and contains these coding sequences:
- a CDS encoding VOC family protein; translated protein: MSSPTKLAHIVLKTGRFQQMRDWYLAVLEASVSYENGEMCFLSYDDEHHRIGIVNTGATEQPGPKTRGLEHVAFTYADLTGLLTTYERLEHAGITPFWSVNHGPTTSLYYSDPDGNHIELQVDNFARMEDAARFMKSEVYGSNPIGVDIAPRELLRRLRAGESASELAKAHSRAEPRGFDTVPAEFFR